Genomic DNA from Pseudorasbora parva isolate DD20220531a chromosome 17, ASM2467924v1, whole genome shotgun sequence:
tttgatAGCATTCACTATTTCGGACACAACTGCAACATCTTTCCCCTCAAATAGTGCCATATTTAAGAGCATAAGGGCtgatttcggacacagccctGTTGTCACGCGTTGCAGCTGTGAAGCACATGACTCGTGAAGCATTTGACAAAAAAGTCTTTAATCCAATGATCCAAAAATCCAAAACAAGAATATGCAGGAGAACTAGTTACAATAAACTGACAatctttttttcaaagattacGGCCATCCCAGATTTGTGGCATAATTTCCACCACACTGAACAATTTTAGTGTAGTTGTTTGCAGTGGAGACAACCTTTTCAGTGAAGAGCTTGAGAGGAAATAGCAGATGTGTGTTGATGGGATGTGTGTAGAACAGCAGATGAGGAAAAAATGGGGGAAATATGACATTTAAGCAAGAATACTTTTATTGTGTCAATTCTAATCAAGCAGTAATTTTACCTATACTGTATATGAAATGTTAGCTATGAAATGGTCTAAATGCtattaaacatattttgagATATTATGGAAATTAATGAAAAATTGCATAATTCTCTTGTGACGCATGTACTGtatgaacaaatacagtatgGACAAGTCAGTTACTTATGAGAGTGAATTTTATTTCCTAAAAGTCCACAGGGCCACAAGTGCCAGTAGTTGTAGAAACACCTAAACCATTCAGAAGGTTCTTAACTGTTGAGCAACAAAATACAGAACATAGCATTTCTCTACCATTCATTCTCTGCTTGCATGCATTCACTCTCTTGCAGGAAGAGGAGTCACTGCGTGCCCAGGTGAAGGATCTGGAGGAGAAGTTGGAGACACTGAAGATGAAGAGGATGGAGGACAAGGCAAAGCTGAAGGAGCTAGAGAAACACAAGATTCAACTGGAGCAACTGCAGGAGTGGAAGAATAAGATGCAGGAACAACAAAATGAATTGCAGAAACAACTCAAAGAGGCCAAGAGGGTatcaattatatttttttacagcattgTAATAGTCCAGAATACTGTATATCATGATAAGTGTCATTGTGTGGATAATTACACTCATATCCATGTAGGAATCCAAGGAAGCTCTTGAAGCTAAGGAACATTACATGGAAGAGATGGCAGATACAGCAGATGCCATTGAGATGGCCACACTGGATAAGGAAATGGCTGAAGAACGGGCCGAATCATTGCAACTGGAGGTTGACGCTCTAAAAGAGAGAGTGGATGAGCTGACCATGGACTTGGAGATACTCAAACATGAGATAGAGGAAAAAGGTACAAATAAATTATCTTGCGCACAAAAAGGCagcattttttccattttttcaaatacagtaaaaacagtaatattgtgaaatattactacaatATTTTGAAGTGCAATTTGTTCCTGTGACATCttacttttgaatggtagtgtgcaTATACATTTCAGTACATCAGTTAGTTATTAATCTCTGAAAATTCAGGTTCGGATGGAGCAGCATCTAGTTACCATGTAAAGCAGTTAGAAGAGCAGAATGCTCGACTGAAGGAGGCTTTAGTGAGGTGAGTCTGTGTTCAGTCCCATTGTTCAGTCGATGTTTGATTTGATGGTTCTCTGTGAAGATTATAATACAAATTGCTCTGTGCATTAGGATGCGTGACTTGTCAGCATCAGAGAAACAAGAGTACACAAAGCAACAGAAACAAATGGAGAAGAAGAATTTTGAGCTGGATACCATAAGATGCCAGAAAGAGAAACtacaggaagaaatgaagatgGCTGAGAAAACTATCGATGAGCTCAAAGAGCAAGTGAGTTGTGCCAGTACTAAAACCGAGAGCTGTAGTGACCGCTTATAATATCTCTGTGAGATCTTAAAAACTCTTGCAACAATTATTAGTACTTTAAAAAGAGTTAAAGTAGCAGTTAAAGTTACCTTAGATTGGGGGAAGTACCCTTGAAAAAAAGGAGTAGTGAAATCATGGTAGAGTGGGAATATACTGAACTATATATGTACCATGGTACTAAATTAATATCACATTCATGTACCATAAGGTACACCGAGGTATTTCAAATACTATGTCCAAAAGTTATGCTAAATACATTATAACTTCATGTTGTTTTGACAtgtccaaaaatatttttttatatttgtatcaTGGTAATGAATGAATATCATATTAATGTACTATGGTACTATATCCAGTAAAATGTGGTGATATCATATGGTAGTTAAAGCTATTTTAAAGATTAATCGAGCATAGCGTTGGTTAAGGCAGGTCACGTTAGTCAAGTTCGCATCAACTGACTGTCAGCTGATCGCATCTTCCTATacattgtaaaaataatatttaaaaaataagtaacttggttgccttaaaattttgagttcattgagattaaacatttgagttaatacaatgaatatttttgagaatcttcaacctttatttaaatattattaaaggtgccctagaatgagttgaaacaaaattttaaatgttctctgatatctacatatagggtatgtggcttatttaagggcaaaaattgtccagatacagttttacaggtcaatTTACAACACTAGAAATGTATCCCttggatgtaatgctctgtttttgccttatttggaagagtcatgaatattaatgttgagctctgctgtgattggcttatttcagcagctcacagcacacatcccctcctccatccccagctcctcctcgcGTCCAGGCAGGCTTTGGCATTCTGATTCCccttgaatcagactaaattcaCGAATTATgttattaaattgatattaatgatatctgcaatacattatGTTGGTTCGGTTCTGTTTACCCTAAGCGGGGTTATCACTGCTCACCCTGACATGGGCAGGGAATTCTTGTCCAGAACAACAGAACCATACCGCCAATCAAAACAATATGCTAATAGTCAATCATTGACTATAGTGATCCTGACAGAACTATggttcaaaaacatgttttttttcccattgCATGTtcaaaggaaaatatatttaaatgtaattattattatttaattattgttgaaatagaatgtatttaaatataatattaaaacattatgtaGTTATTGTCAGCTTAATACCATGGTACATTTTTGGTGCTTTTCCTTAATGTGGGTATATGGTAATGATCCCTATGGTATGTGTGTGTCAGGTGGATGCTGCTCTCGGGGCAGAGGAGATGGTGGAGATGTTGACGGAGCGTAATCTGGACCTGGAAGAGAAAGTACGGGAGCTGAAAGAAACTGTCACAGATCTGGTGAGTGATCGAAGACCGTGTGATGTACAGCATGTTGAGGTTGTTGTGTATGTGGTTCAGTTGTATTTGAGCAGTATTTGTGTGCATGTGCTGATGTAGGAAGCCATCAATGAGATGAACGACGAGCTGCAGGAGAACGCCAGAGAGACGGAGCTGGAGTTGAGAGAGCAGTTGGACCTGGGTGGTGCCAGCGTCAGGGAGGCGGAGAAGCGCGTGGAAGCGGCACAGGAAACGGTGGCAGACTACCAGCAGACCATCCAGAAATACAGAGAGCTCACGGCACACCTACAGGTTCTGCTGAGCTTCACAACACACAGAACACACCATATTAATGCTGCTTAAAATGCCCAGCTTCCAAATCACAGTGTTTGTGAAATGTACGTCAcgtaatttgtgtgtgtgtgtgtggagcagGAGGTGAACAGGGAGCTGATGAGCCAACAGGAAGCCAGCGCTGAGCAGCAGCAACAGCCAGCGGAGATCTTCGATTTCAAGATTAAATTTGCTGAAACCAAAGCCTATGCCAAGGTGAATGCAGTGAACACATTGTAACAAGGTTTGAATGTTAAATGCTCGGCGAATGTTCAACATAATACTTATTatgaaataaacaaacaacaaaactaaagtaaagcggcagcccctcatggacgactgccGTGAAAACTAAAACACATATAAACTGTGTTTCTTGCCGTTGCACCGCTATTCAGAGTCCAAttcataaattaattaatgcaGTTTCTTTTTAATGAATCCGTTGAATGAGTTGGTTATTGGTTTAAATAATGAACTGAAGTTCTTCAGTGAGCTGTTCAGTGATTATAGTGttcattttgaaagaaatgttaacttttttttgtaaggttaaagggatacttcagccttaaatgaaaatgaagtcataaaaaaacaaaggCTAGAAATCTCAAAAAGGTTCTTCACTGAGTAATATCTCTGGACCAGAACTCTGTGTGTCTAATGACAGTCAGATTGACTATTGACAACAGATATattaatcacatttttctttttctgggtGAGACTGAGTGAACTGCTATGTTAACaggcacacacatttttttattcatgacttaattttacttttagtgtgaactatccctttaacaataaCTGTTTTTGTTATTCATATGACAAAGTGTACAACATAGTCTGATTTCTGAAAactgctttgccatcacaggaataaattacattttaaaactgaaaaatagttgttacatttaaattttaataatattccacaatactagtgtaaaaaaaaaaatcagccttGGTGTTtataagagacttctttgaaaaacatcttaCCGACTGTGTTGTTAGTGGGTGTCTGCCACCTGTtggtatatatatacaaatctgTAGGAAATGTCTCTGTATGTGTCTCtcatataaaaatgtatgtctGTTTGTGATTCTAGGCCATTGAAATGGAGCTGCGTAAAATGGAGGTCACTCAGGCTAACAGACAGGTGTCACTTTTGATTTCCTTCATGCCTGACTCATTCCTGAAACATGGAGGAGACCATGACTGCATCTTGGCTCTACTGCTTATCCCACGACTCATCTGCAAGGTGAATGTTCTgactatatgtgtgtgtgtttacatacagAGTGTACACAATATTTGAAATGACTAATGTATGTCATATCAATATCTTTTACTATTTTCACAACATGTTATTGCATTGCTGTTTCAGTTAGCTTAGCCACAGTTGGTAGAGTTCATAACTACACCATTTTGCTGTCAAAACATGCATATCATTTtctctgtttgttttttaattagtCACATTCATAGCTCAGGTGATTCACACTCAAATGTTAGCACAAATGCTTTAGCCCAGGTCTTTTCATTCCTTTACGTTTTAGGATGGGATTCCTCACACAAAGGACATCTAAAAgacatatatttttatttcaatcttatagtttttatttattaattgtttatttatttacttatttcttttatttattgttgttgctTGTATCCATTAATTGTGAAAAATATTATacaatttataaaatattatttggtaaatatttagttaatatatagttactgcatttatttattagcTGTTTTGtttgcttatttattttaaataattaattaaactaaATACATATTTGTTTCAAGCTATATTTATTCAGATtaagttattattataattattattatttcattcactcatatcacatttttatttattatcattttattatttttatttaatcaaatatattttatatatatatatatatatatatatatatatatatatatatatatatgtatgtatgtatgtatgtatgtatgtatatgtgtgtgtgtgtgtgtgtgtgtgtgtgtgtgtgtatgtgtgtgtgtgtgtatatatatatatatatatatatatatatatatataaacatacatacatacatacatacatacatacatacatacatacatacatacataattatttgtttggttttttttacattttctaaacatttttacattttcttcaaacagaccccagtttgaaaaatTGTCTTCAGCATGTGCACAAACCACTAAGCCACAGGTCCTATCCAAGATATCTTTTTGTGAGTTTTGGttgaatgtgtttgtgtgtgtggatgtttTTCAGGCAGAGCTGATCAGTAAGCAGGCTCAGGAGAAGTTTGAGTTGACTGAGACGTGCTCTCAGAGGGCCGGGATGAGAGGAGCCGCCGGCGAACAGCTGAGCTTTGCTGCTGGACTCATCTATTCTCTCACATTGCTACAGGCAGCACTGCACAAATATGAACAGTAGGTTTACCTGAACTTGCAATTTAAGAAGCGTTAACACCTTTAAGAGCATTAAATATGTCAATAAATGCCATTCTTTTTCATGCAGTGCTCTGAGTCAGTGCAGTGTGGATGTGTACAAGCGTGTGGGTTCTCTGTACTCTGAGATGAGCGTTCATGAGCGATCCCTGGATTTCCTCATAGACCTCTTGTACAAAGACCTGCTGGATGAAACCGTCAATGTGGAGCCTCTAACCAAAGCTATTAAATACTATCAggtatcatatcatatcataatgTCATTTCGTAACACATGAATTGCATTAATTTAACATCTCATTTAtacatgttgtgtgtgtgcatgcgtgcgtgcttGATCTCCTTTTTCCCCGCTATTTGTACATGATTGATCTATTTAAACTATTTGTCAGAACTTTTAGAGTGCAAAGAAGCTGAGTTATGTTGATTCTCCATCCAACTAACAGAAAACAAGAAGTTCACTGTGTATCATGATAGCAAATCAAACCAAAACTTGCCTTAGACACTACTATTGTTCACCTTTTAAACAATGGTGTTTATTCAACAAGTTCAGGTCTAGTTATCTATTGACATGCATTCCTCTTTATTGCAGCACCTTTACAGTATTCATCTCGCTGAACAGCCCGAGGACTGTACCGTGCAGCTAGCGGACCACATCAAAGTAAGCAAATCCCTTAGACGCACACGTCAGGTCTGTTACACACATCTAATAACACATCGTCATGTGTGTCTGTAGTTTACCCAGAGTGCTCTGGACTGTATGGCAGTGGAGGTGGGGCGTCTGAGAGCCTTCATACAAACGGGACAGGATGAGGAAGGGTTTTGTGTGCTGCTGAAGGATCTGGACACTTCCTGTAGTGACATACGACAGTTCTGCAAGAAGATCCGCCGTCGTATGCCAGGCACAGATGCACCGGGCATCCCAGCTGCCCTCAGCTTCGGAccacaggtgatgtgcatccAGATCTTATTCATATACTTTATACGTTCAATTCTATACATATTTTCGATATATTTTCATAGGTGTGTGAGACCTTGGCAGAGAGCAGAAGGCAGCTGGCCTGGGTAAATGCTGTGCTCCAGGAAGTGGCAGCAGCGGCCGCTCAGCTCATCGCCCCTCTCAGCGAACATGAGGGACTTCCAGCCCTCAAACTGGAAGACATGGCCTTTAAAGCAGCTGAACAGGTATGTTTGGGTGAATCCTGTGAAAACATGTCTGGGTCACCACAAAAtcgaaagaaaagaaaaaaaacacactactgggGTCAGTAAGGTTTCTTTAGAAGTATCTTATGCTCTATCTCTTATGCATATCTCTTAAGTATCTTATGCTCTATCTCTTATGCATATCATATTAATGACAATGTGGGGATGTAATTTAATCTCTTtggatctttttttccccttcagaTCTATGGGTCACAGGGCATTAACCCCCAAGAGTGTCTGCGGCAGTCATGCAGTGTTGTCATAGCAACCATGAACAAGATGGCTACAGCTATGCAGGAGGGAGAATATGACTCTGACAGACCACAGAATGGGGTGTGTCTAGGTCCTCTGTTAGTTTGTCCATCTGCCTGTATATGTACTGAATGAATGTATGAATGTTTCTTGTGTGTCTATTGTATAGATATCTCCCG
This window encodes:
- the dctn1b gene encoding dynactin subunit 1 isoform X3 codes for the protein MSSDGGGRPVKVGSLVEVIGKGHRGTVAYIGNTLFASGKWVGVILEEPKGKNDGTVQGKRYFTCQENHGIFVRQSQIQLVEDLADTTSPDTPEAATSKMLKREIIEGPKSNKVRGTKPKKAPTTRKTTARRPKQTRAGVGVKVGSGSASAGEMSSSEPSTPAQTPLAAPVIPSPVGKLPSPGAPPIPGPTKEEESLRAQVKDLEEKLETLKMKRMEDKAKLKELEKHKIQLEQLQEWKNKMQEQQNELQKQLKEAKRESKEALEAKEHYMEEMADTADAIEMATLDKEMAEERAESLQLEVDALKERVDELTMDLEILKHEIEEKGSDGAASSYHVKQLEEQNARLKEALVRMRDLSASEKQEYTKQQKQMEKKNFELDTIRCQKEKLQEEMKMAEKTIDELKEQVDAALGAEEMVEMLTERNLDLEEKVRELKETVTDLEAINEMNDELQENARETELELREQLDLGGASVREAEKRVEAAQETVADYQQTIQKYRELTAHLQEVNRELMSQQEASAEQQQQPAEIFDFKIKFAETKAYAKAIEMELRKMEVTQANRQVSLLISFMPDSFLKHGGDHDCILALLLIPRLICKAELISKQAQEKFELTETCSQRAGMRGAAGEQLSFAAGLIYSLTLLQAALHKYEHALSQCSVDVYKRVGSLYSEMSVHERSLDFLIDLLYKDLLDETVNVEPLTKAIKYYQHLYSIHLAEQPEDCTVQLADHIKFTQSALDCMAVEVGRLRAFIQTGQDEEGFCVLLKDLDTSCSDIRQFCKKIRRRMPGTDAPGIPAALSFGPQVCETLAESRRQLAWVNAVLQEVAAAAAQLIAPLSEHEGLPALKLEDMAFKAAEQIYGSQGINPQECLRQSCSVVIATMNKMATAMQEGEYDSDRPQNGISPVEVRAGALRAEITDAEGLGLKLEDRETVIKELKKSLKIKGEELSEANVRLSLLEKKLDSASKDADERVEKIQTILDETDSLLKKKEKEFEETMDALQADIDQLEAEKAELKQRINSQSKMTIEGLRGSQASGIASIVTCGISAGVCAAAGLQVIDSPLLTQQIEAQRLSIKHLKNENNRLKAEKMRAQLASLPPLNVPKLGWREGCRPEVLSSALYRKTDQLLDTLLQMSANVKVVDITGKSPVSPSAQLLEQTARLQSLNDTLDRLKDEVAEHVVTHRPGAQVSSDFATFPCTSFVKAKEEKKGDAVLVGRVMMPCARGQEQVHRLVLSQTQLQRVHRILQT
- the dctn1b gene encoding dynactin subunit 1 isoform X4 — its product is MSQMKRYTYSRTTSSGSSRMSSDGGGRPVKVGSLVEVIGKGHRGTVAYIGNTLFASGKWVGVILEEPKGKNDGTVQGKRYFTCQENHGIFVRQSQIQLVEDLADTTSPDTPEAATSKMLKREIIEGPKSNKVRGTKPKKAPTTRKTTARRPKQTRAGVGVKVGSGSASAGEMSSSEPSTPAQTPLAAPVIPSPVGKLPSPGAPPIPGPTKEEESLRAQVKDLEEKLETLKMKRMEDKAKLKELEKHKIQLEQLQEWKNKMQEQQNELQKQLKEAKRESKEALEAKEHYMEEMADTADAIEMATLDKEMAEERAESLQLEVDALKERVDELTMDLEILKHEIEEKGSDGAASSYHVKQLEEQNARLKEALVRMRDLSASEKQEYTKQQKQMEKKNFELDTIRCQKEKLQEEMKMAEKTIDELKEQVDAALGAEEMVEMLTERNLDLEEKVRELKETVTDLEAINEMNDELQENARETELELREQLDLGGASVREAEKRVEAAQETVADYQQTIQKYRELTAHLQEVNRELMSQQEASAEQQQQPAEIFDFKIKFAETKAYAKAIEMELRKMEVTQANRQVSLLISFMPDSFLKHGGDHDCILALLLIPRLICKAELISKQAQEKFELTETCSQRAGMRGAAGEQLSFAAGLIYSLTLLQAALHKYEHALSQCSVDVYKRVGSLYSEMSVHERSLDFLIDLLYKDLLDETVNVEPLTKAIKYYQHLYSIHLAEQPEDCTVQLADHIKFTQSALDCMAVEVGRLRAFIQTGQDEEGFCVLLKDLDTSCSDIRQFCKKIRRRMPGTDAPGIPAALSFGPQVCETLAESRRQLAWVNAVLQEVAAAAAQLIAPLSEHEGLPALKLEDMAFKAAEQIYGSQGINPQECLRQSCSVVIATMNKMATAMQEGEYDSDRPQNGISPVEVRAGALRAEITDAEGLGLKLEDRETVIKELKKSLKIKGEELSEANVRLSLLEKKLDSASKDADERVEKIQTILDETDSLLKKKEKEFEETMDALQADIDQLEAEKAELKQRINSQSKMTIEGLRGSQASGIASIVTCGISAEEQKGKFVVRVTLKHPQLSSHGPSVCCMYACKLFLLMLLDIIIFSLCFTNISSCFPFTSCMSCKLGLFSVRLLITVLYCTECLILIGQS
- the dctn1b gene encoding dynactin subunit 1 isoform X2 yields the protein MSQMKRYTYSRTTSSGSSRMSSDGGGRPVKVGSLVEVIGKGHRGTVAYIGNTLFASGKWVGVILEEPKGKNDGTVQGKRYFTCQENHGIFVRQSQIQLVEDLADTTSPDTPEAATSKMLKREIIEGPKSNKVAPTTRKTTARRPKQTRAGVGVKVGSGSASAGEMSSSEPSTPAQTPLAAPVIPSPVGKLPSPGAPPIPGPTKEEESLRAQVKDLEEKLETLKMKRMEDKAKLKELEKHKIQLEQLQEWKNKMQEQQNELQKQLKEAKRESKEALEAKEHYMEEMADTADAIEMATLDKEMAEERAESLQLEVDALKERVDELTMDLEILKHEIEEKGSDGAASSYHVKQLEEQNARLKEALVRMRDLSASEKQEYTKQQKQMEKKNFELDTIRCQKEKLQEEMKMAEKTIDELKEQVDAALGAEEMVEMLTERNLDLEEKVRELKETVTDLEAINEMNDELQENARETELELREQLDLGGASVREAEKRVEAAQETVADYQQTIQKYRELTAHLQEVNRELMSQQEASAEQQQQPAEIFDFKIKFAETKAYAKAIEMELRKMEVTQANRQVSLLISFMPDSFLKHGGDHDCILALLLIPRLICKAELISKQAQEKFELTETCSQRAGMRGAAGEQLSFAAGLIYSLTLLQAALHKYEHALSQCSVDVYKRVGSLYSEMSVHERSLDFLIDLLYKDLLDETVNVEPLTKAIKYYQHLYSIHLAEQPEDCTVQLADHIKFTQSALDCMAVEVGRLRAFIQTGQDEEGFCVLLKDLDTSCSDIRQFCKKIRRRMPGTDAPGIPAALSFGPQVCETLAESRRQLAWVNAVLQEVAAAAAQLIAPLSEHEGLPALKLEDMAFKAAEQIYGSQGINPQECLRQSCSVVIATMNKMATAMQEGEYDSDRPQNGISPVEVRAGALRAEITDAEGLGLKLEDRETVIKELKKSLKIKGEELSEANVRLSLLEKKLDSASKDADERVEKIQTILDETDSLLKKKEKEFEETMDALQADIDQLEAEKAELKQRINSQSKMTIEGLRGSQASGIASIVTCGISAGVCAAAGLQVIDSPLLTQQIEAQRLSIKHLKNENNRLKAEKMRAQLASLPPLNVPKLGWREGCRPEVLSSALYRKTDQLLDTLLQMSANVKVVDITGKSPVSPSAQLLEQTARLQSLNDTLDRLKDEVAEHVVTHRPGAQVSSDFATFPCTSFVKAKEEKKGDAVLVGRVMMPCARGQEQVHRLVLSQTQLQRVHRILQT
- the dctn1b gene encoding dynactin subunit 1 isoform X1, translated to MSQMKRYTYSRTTSSGSSRMSSDGGGRPVKVGSLVEVIGKGHRGTVAYIGNTLFASGKWVGVILEEPKGKNDGTVQGKRYFTCQENHGIFVRQSQIQLVEDLADTTSPDTPEAATSKMLKREIIEGPKSNKVRGTKPKKAPTTRKTTARRPKQTRAGVGVKVGSGSASAGEMSSSEPSTPAQTPLAAPVIPSPVGKLPSPGAPPIPGPTKEEESLRAQVKDLEEKLETLKMKRMEDKAKLKELEKHKIQLEQLQEWKNKMQEQQNELQKQLKEAKRESKEALEAKEHYMEEMADTADAIEMATLDKEMAEERAESLQLEVDALKERVDELTMDLEILKHEIEEKGSDGAASSYHVKQLEEQNARLKEALVRMRDLSASEKQEYTKQQKQMEKKNFELDTIRCQKEKLQEEMKMAEKTIDELKEQVDAALGAEEMVEMLTERNLDLEEKVRELKETVTDLEAINEMNDELQENARETELELREQLDLGGASVREAEKRVEAAQETVADYQQTIQKYRELTAHLQEVNRELMSQQEASAEQQQQPAEIFDFKIKFAETKAYAKAIEMELRKMEVTQANRQVSLLISFMPDSFLKHGGDHDCILALLLIPRLICKAELISKQAQEKFELTETCSQRAGMRGAAGEQLSFAAGLIYSLTLLQAALHKYEHALSQCSVDVYKRVGSLYSEMSVHERSLDFLIDLLYKDLLDETVNVEPLTKAIKYYQHLYSIHLAEQPEDCTVQLADHIKFTQSALDCMAVEVGRLRAFIQTGQDEEGFCVLLKDLDTSCSDIRQFCKKIRRRMPGTDAPGIPAALSFGPQVCETLAESRRQLAWVNAVLQEVAAAAAQLIAPLSEHEGLPALKLEDMAFKAAEQIYGSQGINPQECLRQSCSVVIATMNKMATAMQEGEYDSDRPQNGISPVEVRAGALRAEITDAEGLGLKLEDRETVIKELKKSLKIKGEELSEANVRLSLLEKKLDSASKDADERVEKIQTILDETDSLLKKKEKEFEETMDALQADIDQLEAEKAELKQRINSQSKMTIEGLRGSQASGIASIVTCGISAGVCAAAGLQVIDSPLLTQQIEAQRLSIKHLKNENNRLKAEKMRAQLASLPPLNVPKLGWREGCRPEVLSSALYRKTDQLLDTLLQMSANVKVVDITGKSPVSPSAQLLEQTARLQSLNDTLDRLKDEVAEHVVTHRPGAQVSSDFATFPCTSFVKAKEEKKGDAVLVGRVMMPCARGQEQVHRLVLSQTQLQRVHRILQT